A single window of [Clostridium] hylemonae DSM 15053 DNA harbors:
- a CDS encoding MBL fold metallo-hydrolase: MKLRVLIDNNTYIDQYFLGEPALSYYIESGDKRILFDTGYSDAFMYNARKMGIDLGNLTHIILSHGHNDHTGGLAYLKEKFDLKETELIAHPACFNEKKAPEGNIGAPVTEKEMRSLCRLNLKKEPFWVDEEMVFLGEIQERLPFEKRKCMGQCRDGGSWEADHVTEDSAAVFKTPKGLFIVTGCSHSGICNIIEQAKDVCRCGRIAGVIGGFHLFNVDERLEDTIRYLRQTDAEMLYPCHCVSFAVKAKMNETMPVREVGTGMTIEL; encoded by the coding sequence ATGAAGCTTCGTGTTTTGATTGACAACAATACATATATTGACCAGTATTTTCTCGGTGAACCGGCGCTGTCATACTATATCGAGTCGGGAGACAAGAGAATCCTGTTTGACACCGGATATTCGGATGCTTTTATGTATAATGCGCGGAAGATGGGGATAGACCTGGGAAATCTGACGCACATCATCCTGTCTCACGGTCACAACGATCATACAGGAGGCCTGGCTTATCTGAAGGAGAAATTTGATCTGAAGGAGACAGAACTGATCGCACATCCGGCCTGCTTTAATGAGAAAAAGGCGCCGGAGGGAAATATCGGCGCACCCGTGACGGAAAAAGAGATGAGGAGTCTCTGCCGCCTTAACCTGAAGAAGGAGCCTTTCTGGGTGGACGAGGAGATGGTGTTCCTCGGAGAGATTCAGGAAAGGCTGCCGTTTGAGAAGCGTAAATGTATGGGACAGTGCAGAGACGGTGGCAGCTGGGAAGCGGATCATGTGACGGAAGATTCCGCGGCCGTATTTAAGACCCCAAAAGGGCTCTTTATCGTTACAGGCTGTTCACACAGCGGTATCTGCAATATTATAGAACAGGCGAAAGACGTATGCAGATGCGGGCGGATCGCCGGCGTCATCGGAGGGTTTCATCTTTTTAATGTCGATGAAAGGCTGGAGGATACGATACGATATCTCAGACAGACAGATGCTGAAATGCTGTACCCGTGTCATTGCGTCTCCTTTGCCGTGAAGGCAAAGATGAATGAGACCATGCCGGTCCGTGAGGTGGGGACGGGAATGACGATAGAGCTGTAA
- a CDS encoding MarR family winged helix-turn-helix transcriptional regulator yields MNENKDNVPVYVILHRLIHMSKYQAFKRLDDFDLKPSQAGILFVLSCNGKLSQRELAEKIGITPPSMTVALRKMENRGYIKKEPDEKDQRIIRILLTEKGEDCVEDIRAVVDKMEAVLYRNMTQEEKMLLRRLLLQMQENLLDSKEFKGMDMALIMERTRPTLKDRI; encoded by the coding sequence ATGAATGAAAATAAGGATAATGTACCGGTATATGTGATTTTGCATCGTTTGATCCATATGAGTAAATATCAGGCGTTTAAGCGTCTGGATGATTTTGATCTGAAGCCGAGCCAGGCGGGAATACTGTTTGTGCTGTCCTGCAACGGTAAGCTTTCCCAGCGGGAGCTGGCTGAGAAGATAGGGATCACCCCTCCGTCTATGACAGTTGCGCTGCGCAAGATGGAAAACCGTGGTTATATTAAAAAAGAACCGGACGAAAAAGACCAGCGGATCATAAGGATATTGCTCACAGAAAAGGGTGAAGACTGTGTGGAGGACATAAGAGCTGTGGTGGATAAGATGGAGGCAGTCCTCTACCGGAACATGACGCAGGAGGAGAAAATGCTGCTGAGGAGGCTTCTGCTCCAGATGCAGGAGAATCTTCTTGATTCCAAAGAATTCAAGGGTATGGATATGGCGCTCATCATGGAACGTACACGTCCTACATTAAAAGACAGAATATAA
- a CDS encoding ABC transporter ATP-binding protein — translation MAETGQTGRRRGPMGGPHGAAMAGEKARDFKGTMKKLMNYMGKYKIAIFFVFIFAIGGTIFNILGPKILGKATTEIFNGLVGKVSGGSGIDFTRVAEILITVLCLYVVSAAFSFIQGYIMTGISQKMTYRLRKEISEKINRMPMNYFDKMTHGEILSRITNDIDTLGQSLNQSATQVITSVTTIIGVLVMMLSISPLMTLIALLILPISMGLISAIVKRSQKYFKNQQEYLGHINGQVEEVYGGHNIVKVFNKEGDVIDTFDETNEILYQSAWKSQFLSGMMMPVMQFVGNLGYVGVTILGGYLAIKKTIEVGDIQSFIQYVRSFTQPIQQVAQVANMLQSTAAASERVFAFLEEQEEDQTVSDPVSVDGLDGRVEFEHVHFGYNPDHTIINDFSARIEPGQKIAIVGPTGAGKTTMVKLLMRFYDVNSGSIKVDGHDIRDFNRSELRQLFGMVLQDTWLFKGSIEDNIRYGRLDASHEEVVEAAKAAHVHRFVQTLPNGYEMELNEEASNVSQGQKQLLTIARAILADPKILILDEATSSVDTRTEVRIQKAMDNLMKGRTSFIIAHRLSTIRDADLILVMKDGDIIEQGNHEELLAQNGFYAELYNSQFERSA, via the coding sequence ATGGCAGAAACAGGACAGACCGGAAGACGCCGCGGACCTATGGGCGGTCCCCACGGCGCGGCGATGGCAGGAGAGAAAGCCCGGGACTTTAAAGGAACTATGAAGAAGCTCATGAACTATATGGGCAAATATAAGATCGCCATATTCTTTGTCTTCATATTTGCCATCGGAGGGACCATATTCAATATTCTGGGACCTAAGATCCTCGGGAAGGCGACGACAGAGATATTTAACGGACTGGTAGGTAAGGTGTCCGGCGGAAGCGGTATTGATTTTACCAGGGTGGCGGAAATACTCATCACCGTGCTCTGCCTCTACGTGGTCAGCGCAGCCTTTTCATTTATCCAGGGCTACATCATGACGGGGATATCACAGAAGATGACGTACCGTCTGAGAAAAGAGATATCAGAGAAGATAAACCGTATGCCGATGAACTATTTTGACAAAATGACACACGGTGAGATTCTTTCCAGAATAACGAACGATATAGATACACTCGGGCAGAGTCTGAACCAGAGTGCGACGCAGGTCATCACTTCTGTGACGACGATCATCGGTGTGCTTGTGATGATGCTCAGCATCAGCCCGCTCATGACGCTCATAGCGCTGCTCATACTTCCGATCTCCATGGGACTTATTTCTGCCATCGTGAAGCGTTCCCAGAAATACTTTAAGAATCAGCAGGAATATCTGGGGCATATCAACGGCCAGGTGGAGGAAGTGTACGGAGGACATAATATCGTCAAAGTATTCAACAAAGAAGGCGACGTCATCGATACGTTCGACGAGACGAATGAAATATTGTACCAGTCGGCGTGGAAATCACAGTTTCTTTCCGGTATGATGATGCCGGTGATGCAGTTTGTCGGGAATCTCGGTTATGTTGGCGTGACCATTCTTGGCGGATATCTGGCGATCAAGAAGACGATAGAGGTCGGAGATATCCAGTCCTTTATCCAGTATGTGCGCAGTTTCACACAGCCGATCCAGCAGGTGGCACAGGTAGCAAATATGCTGCAGTCCACGGCAGCAGCGTCAGAGCGTGTGTTTGCGTTCCTCGAAGAACAGGAAGAAGACCAGACCGTGTCTGATCCGGTCTCTGTAGACGGTCTGGACGGAAGGGTTGAATTTGAACACGTACACTTCGGGTATAATCCGGACCATACGATAATCAACGATTTCAGCGCCAGGATAGAGCCGGGACAGAAGATCGCGATCGTAGGGCCGACCGGGGCAGGAAAGACGACAATGGTCAAGCTGCTCATGAGATTTTATGACGTGAACAGCGGCTCCATCAAGGTGGACGGACATGACATCCGCGATTTCAACAGAAGCGAGCTGCGCCAGCTGTTCGGAATGGTACTCCAGGATACATGGCTGTTCAAGGGCAGCATAGAAGACAACATCCGCTACGGAAGATTAGACGCCAGCCATGAGGAAGTGGTGGAAGCAGCCAAGGCGGCCCATGTACACCGGTTTGTCCAGACACTTCCGAACGGATATGAAATGGAACTGAACGAGGAGGCAAGCAACGTGTCCCAGGGACAGAAGCAGCTTCTCACCATCGCGCGGGCAATCCTTGCAGATCCGAAAATACTCATTCTTGACGAAGCGACAAGCTCCGTAGATACAAGAACAGAAGTCAGGATACAGAAAGCGATGGATAACCTGATGAAGGGCAGAACGAGCTTTATCATCGCACACCGGCTGTCGACCATCCGGGACGCAGACCTGATTCTCGTCATGAAAGACGGCGATATCATAGAGCAGGGGAACCACGAAGAACTGCTCGCCCAGAACGGCTTCTACGCCGAGCTTTACAATTCACAGTTTGAAAGAAGCGCATAG
- a CDS encoding gamma-glutamyl-gamma-aminobutyrate hydrolase family protein: protein MNPIIGIVSCGFMNERQFVPQTYIHAVEASGGTPVLLPCTSQEETYAGYTDICDGFLFCGGDDVTPFLFGEELLTDRGHTDLNTDRSHLSLMRHIIDSKLPLLAVCRGMQILNIASGGTIYQDISLRPSPSINHVQLSQSRADVSHKVTLSSNSLLYNICGESLYTNTFHHQCIKTVGEDLRITGITADGMIEAVESVTHPFRLGVQWHPECMYCTSAAMQKLFHEFIKFSSNSKVIHVV from the coding sequence ATGAATCCTATTATCGGAATCGTATCCTGTGGTTTTATGAATGAGCGGCAGTTTGTGCCGCAGACTTATATCCATGCAGTGGAGGCATCCGGCGGAACACCGGTCCTGCTGCCGTGCACGTCCCAAGAAGAGACATACGCCGGTTATACAGACATCTGTGACGGCTTTCTGTTCTGCGGAGGCGACGATGTCACCCCCTTCCTGTTCGGGGAAGAACTGCTCACAGACAGAGGACATACAGACTTGAACACGGACAGGTCCCATCTGTCTTTGATGCGGCATATCATAGACTCAAAACTTCCTCTACTTGCAGTCTGCCGCGGAATGCAGATCTTGAATATCGCTTCAGGAGGCACGATATACCAGGATATATCGCTGCGCCCGTCTCCTTCTATCAATCATGTACAGCTGTCTCAGTCAAGAGCAGATGTCAGCCATAAAGTCACCCTTTCTTCCAATAGCCTGCTATATAATATTTGCGGGGAATCCTTATATACCAATACATTTCATCATCAGTGTATCAAAACAGTAGGCGAAGATCTGCGCATAACCGGAATCACGGCCGACGGTATGATAGAAGCAGTGGAATCCGTGACACACCCTTTCCGATTAGGCGTGCAGTGGCATCCCGAATGCATGTATTGTACATCTGCTGCCATGCAGAAACTCTTTCATGAATTCATAAAATTTTCCAGTAATTCCAAAGTCATCCACGTCGTATAA
- the dtd gene encoding D-aminoacyl-tRNA deacylase, with the protein MRFVIQRVSESTVKVDGEVIGQIGKGFMVLIGVSDSDTKETADKMVKKMLGLRIFEDEQGKTNLSLDTVGGGLLLISQFTLYANCKKGNRPSFIEAGGPEMAEEMYQYIIDRCSEQVEVVEHGRFGTDMKVSLTNDGPFTIILDSDQL; encoded by the coding sequence ATGAGATTTGTAATACAGAGAGTATCAGAGAGCACTGTAAAAGTTGACGGAGAAGTTATCGGACAGATTGGAAAAGGATTTATGGTACTGATAGGGGTGTCTGACAGCGATACGAAAGAGACGGCCGACAAGATGGTCAAGAAGATGCTCGGGCTTCGTATCTTTGAGGATGAGCAGGGCAAGACGAATCTGTCGCTTGATACGGTCGGCGGCGGGCTGCTGCTCATATCCCAGTTTACGCTGTACGCAAACTGCAAAAAGGGTAACCGGCCAAGCTTCATCGAAGCGGGTGGTCCTGAGATGGCGGAGGAAATGTATCAATACATTATAGACAGGTGCAGTGAACAGGTGGAAGTGGTGGAACACGGGAGGTTCGGGACAGATATGAAAGTAAGCCTCACAAACGACGGACCGTTTACGATCATATTAGATTCAGACCAGTTGTAA
- a CDS encoding ABC transporter ATP-binding protein, with translation MSKLLKFLKPYAGAVLAILCVLIVQAYCDLSLPTYTSEIVNVGIQQGGISETIPEEIGEKDLDKLLLFVASDRQDTVRDAYEVSKKEYDYDGKVYTLKKSVRDDEKKLEKLTGILGKPMLLVSGFESGSDMTKKMQDEMKSQMQSQMQAQVEAQVNEQIEARTAGQNLPEEAKEQMKQQALEQAKSQLPDVGSMSVFEMFENMEPEQRDEAVAQIEKNMVSMPETMVEQAAASYIKTAYGNLGINVDDIQNHYVLYTGGKMLALAALGMLASILVGLLASRVGASVGRGLRGDVFKKVVGFSNGEFDKFSTASLITRSTNDIQQIQMLSVMILRMVLYAPIMAVGGIWKVFNTNADMSWIIALAVGLILCVVVTLFVVVMPKFKIVQSLVDRLNLVSREILTGLPVIRAFSTEKYEEKRFDKANMDLTRVNLFVNRAMTFMMPTMMLIMNGITVLIVWSGAHNVNDGTMQVGDMMAFIQYTMQIIMSFLMICMISVMLPRAAVSAVRVDEVLRSSTLIHDPENPEALPQDGKGEVTFDHVSFRYPGAEEDVLHNLTFTAKPGETTAIIGSTGSGKTTLVNLIPRFYDVTEGQVLVDGKDVRSISQHELRGQLGFVPQKGILFSGDIASNIMYGNPGGSEEEMREAAQIAQAAEFIDNKKKKYESPISQGGANVSGGQKQRLSIARAIAKHPKVYIFDDSFSALDYKTDVKLRNALKEKTAESTVIIVAQRISTILHAEQIIVLDDGVIAGIGTHKELLKNCDAYYQIASSQLSEKELSEDMKEVG, from the coding sequence ATGAGTAAACTGTTAAAATTTTTAAAACCTTATGCCGGCGCGGTCCTGGCCATTCTATGTGTGCTCATCGTTCAGGCATATTGTGATCTGTCGCTGCCGACCTACACTTCTGAAATTGTAAATGTAGGTATCCAGCAGGGCGGTATCAGTGAGACGATACCGGAGGAGATCGGAGAAAAGGATCTTGATAAGCTGCTGCTGTTTGTGGCATCTGACAGACAGGATACCGTCAGAGACGCATATGAAGTAAGCAAAAAGGAATACGACTACGACGGAAAAGTATATACGTTGAAAAAATCGGTCAGAGATGACGAAAAGAAGCTTGAGAAGCTTACCGGGATTCTGGGGAAACCGATGCTTCTTGTAAGCGGTTTTGAGTCCGGCAGTGATATGACGAAGAAAATGCAGGATGAGATGAAGTCCCAGATGCAGAGTCAGATGCAGGCCCAGGTCGAGGCGCAGGTAAATGAGCAGATAGAGGCGCGGACAGCAGGGCAGAATCTGCCGGAAGAGGCAAAAGAGCAGATGAAGCAGCAGGCATTAGAGCAGGCCAAGTCACAGCTTCCGGATGTGGGCAGCATGTCTGTATTTGAAATGTTTGAAAATATGGAACCAGAGCAGAGAGATGAGGCGGTCGCACAGATCGAGAAGAACATGGTATCCATGCCGGAGACGATGGTGGAACAGGCAGCCGCGTCCTATATTAAAACAGCATACGGCAATCTGGGCATAAACGTGGATGACATACAGAATCATTATGTATTATATACCGGCGGGAAAATGCTTGCGCTTGCAGCGCTTGGAATGCTTGCAAGCATACTTGTAGGCCTGCTGGCGTCAAGAGTGGGCGCGTCGGTAGGGCGCGGGCTCCGCGGAGATGTATTTAAGAAGGTGGTCGGGTTCTCCAACGGAGAGTTTGACAAATTTTCTACCGCCTCTCTTATCACGAGAAGCACGAACGACATCCAGCAGATACAGATGCTGTCAGTCATGATACTGCGTATGGTTTTATACGCGCCGATCATGGCGGTCGGAGGCATATGGAAAGTATTTAACACAAATGCAGATATGTCGTGGATCATCGCTCTGGCGGTCGGTTTGATCCTCTGTGTTGTTGTCACGCTGTTTGTCGTTGTTATGCCGAAATTTAAGATAGTGCAGAGCCTTGTTGACCGTCTGAACCTTGTATCGAGGGAAATCCTGACCGGCCTTCCGGTCATCCGGGCTTTCAGTACAGAAAAGTATGAGGAAAAGCGTTTTGATAAAGCAAATATGGATCTGACGAGGGTCAATCTGTTTGTCAACAGAGCCATGACATTTATGATGCCGACGATGATGCTCATCATGAACGGCATCACTGTACTCATCGTCTGGTCCGGAGCGCACAATGTCAACGACGGCACGATGCAGGTCGGAGATATGATGGCATTTATCCAGTACACAATGCAGATCATCATGTCCTTCCTGATGATATGCATGATATCTGTCATGCTTCCCAGAGCGGCAGTATCCGCGGTGCGTGTGGATGAAGTGCTCAGAAGCAGCACGCTCATTCATGACCCGGAGAATCCGGAAGCACTTCCGCAGGACGGCAAAGGGGAGGTTACATTTGACCATGTATCGTTCCGGTATCCGGGAGCGGAGGAGGATGTGCTGCACAACCTTACATTTACGGCGAAGCCGGGAGAGACGACCGCCATTATCGGCAGTACGGGCAGCGGAAAGACGACGCTCGTAAATCTCATACCGAGGTTCTATGATGTGACGGAGGGACAGGTGCTTGTGGACGGGAAAGATGTGCGCAGCATCTCGCAGCATGAGCTTCGCGGACAGCTCGGTTTTGTGCCGCAGAAGGGTATTCTGTTTTCCGGCGATATTGCCTCCAATATCATGTACGGCAACCCGGGCGGCAGTGAGGAAGAAATGCGTGAGGCCGCGCAGATTGCTCAGGCGGCGGAATTTATAGACAACAAAAAGAAGAAATACGAAAGTCCGATCTCCCAGGGCGGAGCAAATGTTTCCGGTGGCCAGAAACAGAGACTTTCTATCGCGAGGGCAATTGCAAAACATCCGAAGGTATATATTTTTGACGACAGTTTCTCAGCGCTCGATTACAAGACAGATGTGAAGCTCAGAAATGCATTGAAAGAAAAGACGGCGGAGAGTACAGTGATCATCGTTGCGCAGCGGATCAGCACGATACTGCACGCGGAGCAGATCATTGTGCTGGATGACGGGGTGATCGCAGGGATCGGCACACACAAAGAGCTGCTTAAGAACTGTGACGCATACTATCAGATCGCGTCTTCACAGCTGTCGGAGAAAGAACTGAGTGAAGATATGAAGGAGGTGGGCTAA
- a CDS encoding spore coat protein, translating to MFDDKTMVSDALAGVNGELTRFGEMISQTENKELKQCLKQMRNECEMSQEKLYQVAREKSYYVPAAKATQQEVDHVKSVLTGLSMK from the coding sequence ATGTTTGACGACAAAACGATGGTATCAGACGCTTTAGCAGGCGTAAACGGAGAACTTACAAGATTTGGGGAAATGATTTCCCAGACAGAAAACAAAGAGTTAAAACAATGTCTGAAACAGATGCGTAACGAATGCGAAATGTCTCAGGAAAAACTGTATCAGGTGGCGAGAGAAAAAAGTTACTATGTTCCGGCCGCCAAAGCTACACAGCAGGAAGTAGATCACGTTAAATCTGTCTTAACAGGTCTCTCAATGAAATAA
- a CDS encoding HD domain-containing protein has protein sequence MDRLDQQFEFIREIDKEKFIGRQTYLSDGLRKENDAEHAWHMAVMTLLLSEYANDEIDVLKTISMLLIHDIVEIDAGDTYAYDEEAKSTQEAREQKAAERIFGLLPEDQGRKMKSLWEEFEERKTPEARFARTMDNIQPVMLNAAADGKAWREHKVRLEQIMKRNECTRTGSEQLWEYARSEFIEPNVEKGNIDTK, from the coding sequence ATGGATCGGCTGGATCAGCAGTTTGAATTTATAAGGGAAATTGACAAGGAGAAATTTATCGGCAGGCAGACCTATCTTTCTGACGGTTTGAGGAAGGAAAATGATGCGGAACATGCATGGCATATGGCGGTCATGACACTGCTCTTAAGCGAGTATGCCAACGACGAGATCGATGTGCTCAAGACGATATCCATGCTGCTCATCCATGATATCGTAGAGATTGATGCGGGAGATACATATGCGTATGATGAGGAGGCAAAGTCAACGCAGGAAGCAAGGGAGCAGAAAGCAGCCGAGAGAATCTTCGGGCTTTTGCCGGAGGACCAGGGAAGGAAAATGAAAAGTCTCTGGGAGGAGTTTGAGGAGCGAAAGACGCCGGAAGCCCGGTTTGCCCGGACAATGGACAATATCCAGCCGGTGATGCTTAACGCGGCCGCTGACGGGAAGGCGTGGCGGGAACACAAGGTCAGGCTGGAGCAGATAATGAAGCGGAATGAATGCACCCGGACGGGATCGGAACAATTGTGGGAGTATGCCCGGAGCGAGTTTATAGAGCCGAACGTGGAAAAGGGTAATATAGACACGAAATGA